Proteins found in one Xenopus laevis strain J_2021 chromosome 1L, Xenopus_laevis_v10.1, whole genome shotgun sequence genomic segment:
- the LOC121393510 gene encoding C-C motif chemokine 25-like translates to MSMRLLVLVTFICLCIYGTTGDFENCCLSYAKVPHYSGLYKHIKYYQVQEISESCNMRAVIFYLKKRIICANPREQWVGLVIKQFQKMKLSKHHLMKTMYPG, encoded by the exons ATGTCCATGCGTCTCCTGGTTTTGGTTACTTTTATCTGTTTATGTATATATGGCACAACAG GGGATTTTGAAAACTGTTGCCTGTCTTATGCCAAGGTACCACATTATTCAGGACTTTATAAGCATATCAAATACTATCAGGTGCAAGAAATCAGTGAAAGCTGTAACATGAGAGCTGTGAT attttatttaaaaaagagaatTATTTGTGCTAATCCAAGGGAACAATGGGTAGGATtagtaataaaacaatttcagaaaatgaagctTTCAAAACATCATCTGATGAAG acaATGTATCCTGGATAA